A single Lemur catta isolate mLemCat1 chromosome 20, mLemCat1.pri, whole genome shotgun sequence DNA region contains:
- the VPS9D1 gene encoding VPS9 domain-containing protein 1 isoform X3 codes for MAAAAGDGAVKPLQSAMKLANGAIELDTGNRPREAYTEYLRSIHYISQVLLEEVETAKEAGESVPSDTSKMLKLAEQCLERAQSTAAKLGKTRLKPAMPVAAPSPTSRHRRVYSDEGGKLSPFLPPEIFQKLQVVESQSSKKELTPLEEASLQNQKLKAAYEARMARLDPSQAMQKTSLTLSLQRQMMENLVIAKAREETLQRKMEERRLRLQEAANRCVCRRRAAGRPRGPRPRSGPGPTSPLPPRRFCSQVALTPEEREQRALYAAILEYEQDHDWPKHWRAKLKRSPGDLSLVTNLVSHLLSLPDHPISQLLKKLQCAVYSTLYPVVSGAARAAPAPGCCSGPPDTDRLLAPGSRRLRSSQSLYCMLSPPEPGSALRPQDSSPAPATTPPLHPGPPDRGAESSPGGPPSPLGDASSHLPDKDSSFEDLEQFLATSERWGQGLGGQPEPQTPGVQQEPLLEQLKSAVKDIHNAIDRLLSLTLLAFESLNTAASKDRCLACIEEPFFSPLWPLLLALYRSVHRAREAALSRSMELYRNAPPTAIGIPSKLLPQDPEARGATTYPYCAAAQELGLLVLESCPQKKLECIVRALRVICVCAEDYCHAHEVASVAGPQPVAAAAIGADDLLPILSFVVLRSGLPQLVSECAALEEFIHEGYLIGEEGYCLTSLQSALSYVELLPRGALGKS; via the exons ATGGCCGCTGCGGCCGGGGACGGCGCGGTGAAGCCGCTGCAGAGCGCCATGAAGCTGGCCAACGGGGCCATCGAGCTGGACACTGGCAACCGGCCCCGG GAGGCATATACGGAATACCTGAGGAGCATCCACTACATTTCCCAGGTGTTACTGGAAGAGGTGGAAACAGCTAAAG AAGCTGGGGAATCTGTGCCCTCTGACACCTCCAAGATGCTGAAGCTGGCGGAGCAGTGTCTGGAGCGGGCCCAGTCCACAGCTGCCAAGCTCG GGAAAACACGCCTGAAGCCAGCCATGCCCGTGGCTGCTCCCTCGCCCACCAGCCGACACCGCCGGGTGTATTCAGATGAAGGAGGGAAGCTCTCTCCTTTTCTGCCACCTGAGATCTTCCAGAAGCTTCAGGTGGTAGAGTCACAAAGCTCTAAGAA AGAGCTGACACCACTGGAGGAGGCCTCCCTGCAGAACCAGAAGCTGAAGGCTGCATACGAGGCCCGGATGGCCCGTCTGGACCCCAGCCAGGCCATGCAGAAGACATCCCTG accctgtctctgcagagGCAGATGATGGAGAACCTGGTGATCGCCAAAGCCCGGGAGGAGACA CTCCAGCGCAAGATGGAGGAGCGCCGGCTGCGGCTGCAGGAGGCCGCCAACAGGTGCGTCTGCCGCCGCCGGGCAGCCGGGAGGCCTAGGGGGCCGCGCCCCAGGTCCGGCCCGGGGCCCACCTCGCCCTTGCCCCCCAGGAGGTTCTGCAGTCAGGTCGCGCTGACCCCGGAGGAGCGCGAGCAGCGGGCGCTCTACGCCGCCATCCTGGAGTACGAGCAGGACCAC GACTGGCCAAAGCATTGGAGGGCCAAGCTCAAGAGAAGCCCAGGGGACCTGTCGCTGGTGACGAACctggtctcgcacttgctcag CCTTCCCGACCACCCGATCTCGCAGCTCCTGAAGAAGCTCCAGTGTGCCGTGTACAGCACGCTGTACCCTGTGGTGAGCGGGGCCGCCCGCGCTGCGCCTGCTCCAGGCTGCTGCTCCGGGCCCCCAGACACCGACCGGCTGCTGGCTCCGGGGAGCCGCCGGCTCCGGTCCTCGCAGAGCCTGTACTGCATGCTCTCCCCACCAGAGCCCGGCTCGGCCCTGCGGCCCCAGGACAGCTCCCCGGCCCCCGCCACCACACCCCCGCTGCACCCTGGCCCCCCGGACAGAGGGGCAGAAAGCAGCCCCGGGGGGCCACCCTCACCCCTGGGGGATGCCTCATCCCACCTGCCAGACAAAGACAGCTCCTTTGAGGACCTGGAACAGTTCTTGGCTACATCTGAGAGGTGGGGCCAGGGTCTTGGGGGGCAGCCCGAGCCACAGACCCCCGGGGTACAGCAGGAGCCCCTGCTGGAGCAGCTGAAGAGTGCCGTGAAGGACATACACAACGCCATTG ACAGGCTGCTCTCGTTGACGCTTCTGGCCTTTGAAAGCCTGAACACGGCCGCCTCCAAGGACCGCTGCCTGGCGTGCATCGAGGAGCCGTTCTTCTCCCCGTTGTGGCCGCTGCTGCTGGCCCTGTACAG GAGCGTGCACCGCGCCCGCGAGGCTGCCCTGAGCAGGAGCATGGAGCTCTACAGGAACGCGCCCCCCACGGCCATTGGCATCCCCAGCAAGCTGCTCCCCCAGGACCCTGAGGCCAGGGGGGCCACCACCTACCCCTACTGCGCAGCAGCGCAGGAGCTGGGGCTGCTCGTCCTGGAGAGCTGCCCCCAGAAGAAGCTGGAGTGCATAG TGCGGGCCCTGCGGGTCATCTGTGTGTGTGCGGAGGACTACTGCCACGCCCACGAGGTCGCGTCCGTGGCTGGACCCCAGCCCGTGGCTGCAGCTGCCAT TGGCGCGGACGACCTGCTGCCCATCCTGTCCTTTGTGGTGCTGCGGAGCGGCCTCCCCCAGCTGGTGTCGGAGTGCGCGGCCCTGGAGGAGTTCATCCACGAGGG GTACCTGATTGGAGAGGAGGGCTACTGCCTGACGTCGCTGCAGAGCGCCCTCAGCTACGTGGAGCTGCTGCCCCGGGGGGCCCTGGGCAAATCGTAG
- the VPS9D1 gene encoding VPS9 domain-containing protein 1 isoform X6: MAAAAGDGAVKPLQSAMKLANGAIELDTGNRPREAYTEYLRSIHYISQVLLEEVETAKAGESVPSDTSKMLKLAEQCLERAQSTAAKLGKTRLKPAMPVAAPSPTSRHRRVYSDEGGKLSPFLPPEIFQKLQVVESQSSKKELTPLEEASLQNQKLKAAYEARMARLDPSQAMQKTSLTLSLQRQMMENLVIAKAREETLQRKMEERRLRLQEAANRRFCSQVALTPEEREQRALYAAILEYEQDHDWPKHWRAKLKRSPGDLSLVTNLVSHLLSLPDHPISQLLKKLQCAVYSTLYPVVSGAARAAPAPGCCSGPPDTDRLLAPGSRRLRSSQSLYCMLSPPEPGSALRPQDSSPAPATTPPLHPGPPDRGAESSPGGPPSPLGDASSHLPDKDSSFEDLEQFLATSERWGQGLGGQPEPQTPGVQQEPLLEQLKSAVKDIHNAIDRLLSLTLLAFESLNTAASKDRCLACIEEPFFSPLWPLLLALYRSVHRAREAALSRSMELYRNAPPTAIGIPSKLLPQDPEARGATTYPYCAAAQELGLLVLESCPQKKLECIVRALRVICVCAEDYCHAHEVASVAGPQPVAAAAIGADDLLPILSFVVLRSGLPQLVSECAALEEFIHEGYLIGEEGYCLTSLQSALSYVELLPRGALGKS, encoded by the exons ATGGCCGCTGCGGCCGGGGACGGCGCGGTGAAGCCGCTGCAGAGCGCCATGAAGCTGGCCAACGGGGCCATCGAGCTGGACACTGGCAACCGGCCCCGG GAGGCATATACGGAATACCTGAGGAGCATCCACTACATTTCCCAGGTGTTACTGGAAGAGGTGGAAACAGCTAAAG CTGGGGAATCTGTGCCCTCTGACACCTCCAAGATGCTGAAGCTGGCGGAGCAGTGTCTGGAGCGGGCCCAGTCCACAGCTGCCAAGCTCG GGAAAACACGCCTGAAGCCAGCCATGCCCGTGGCTGCTCCCTCGCCCACCAGCCGACACCGCCGGGTGTATTCAGATGAAGGAGGGAAGCTCTCTCCTTTTCTGCCACCTGAGATCTTCCAGAAGCTTCAGGTGGTAGAGTCACAAAGCTCTAAGAA AGAGCTGACACCACTGGAGGAGGCCTCCCTGCAGAACCAGAAGCTGAAGGCTGCATACGAGGCCCGGATGGCCCGTCTGGACCCCAGCCAGGCCATGCAGAAGACATCCCTG accctgtctctgcagagGCAGATGATGGAGAACCTGGTGATCGCCAAAGCCCGGGAGGAGACA CTCCAGCGCAAGATGGAGGAGCGCCGGCTGCGGCTGCAGGAGGCCGCCAACAG GAGGTTCTGCAGTCAGGTCGCGCTGACCCCGGAGGAGCGCGAGCAGCGGGCGCTCTACGCCGCCATCCTGGAGTACGAGCAGGACCAC GACTGGCCAAAGCATTGGAGGGCCAAGCTCAAGAGAAGCCCAGGGGACCTGTCGCTGGTGACGAACctggtctcgcacttgctcag CCTTCCCGACCACCCGATCTCGCAGCTCCTGAAGAAGCTCCAGTGTGCCGTGTACAGCACGCTGTACCCTGTGGTGAGCGGGGCCGCCCGCGCTGCGCCTGCTCCAGGCTGCTGCTCCGGGCCCCCAGACACCGACCGGCTGCTGGCTCCGGGGAGCCGCCGGCTCCGGTCCTCGCAGAGCCTGTACTGCATGCTCTCCCCACCAGAGCCCGGCTCGGCCCTGCGGCCCCAGGACAGCTCCCCGGCCCCCGCCACCACACCCCCGCTGCACCCTGGCCCCCCGGACAGAGGGGCAGAAAGCAGCCCCGGGGGGCCACCCTCACCCCTGGGGGATGCCTCATCCCACCTGCCAGACAAAGACAGCTCCTTTGAGGACCTGGAACAGTTCTTGGCTACATCTGAGAGGTGGGGCCAGGGTCTTGGGGGGCAGCCCGAGCCACAGACCCCCGGGGTACAGCAGGAGCCCCTGCTGGAGCAGCTGAAGAGTGCCGTGAAGGACATACACAACGCCATTG ACAGGCTGCTCTCGTTGACGCTTCTGGCCTTTGAAAGCCTGAACACGGCCGCCTCCAAGGACCGCTGCCTGGCGTGCATCGAGGAGCCGTTCTTCTCCCCGTTGTGGCCGCTGCTGCTGGCCCTGTACAG GAGCGTGCACCGCGCCCGCGAGGCTGCCCTGAGCAGGAGCATGGAGCTCTACAGGAACGCGCCCCCCACGGCCATTGGCATCCCCAGCAAGCTGCTCCCCCAGGACCCTGAGGCCAGGGGGGCCACCACCTACCCCTACTGCGCAGCAGCGCAGGAGCTGGGGCTGCTCGTCCTGGAGAGCTGCCCCCAGAAGAAGCTGGAGTGCATAG TGCGGGCCCTGCGGGTCATCTGTGTGTGTGCGGAGGACTACTGCCACGCCCACGAGGTCGCGTCCGTGGCTGGACCCCAGCCCGTGGCTGCAGCTGCCAT TGGCGCGGACGACCTGCTGCCCATCCTGTCCTTTGTGGTGCTGCGGAGCGGCCTCCCCCAGCTGGTGTCGGAGTGCGCGGCCCTGGAGGAGTTCATCCACGAGGG GTACCTGATTGGAGAGGAGGGCTACTGCCTGACGTCGCTGCAGAGCGCCCTCAGCTACGTGGAGCTGCTGCCCCGGGGGGCCCTGGGCAAATCGTAG
- the VPS9D1 gene encoding VPS9 domain-containing protein 1 isoform X5, which translates to MAAAAGDGAVKPLQSAMKLANGAIELDTGNRPREAYTEYLRSIHYISQVLLEEVETAKEAGESVPSDTSKMLKLAEQCLERAQSTAAKLGKTRLKPAMPVAAPSPTSRHRRVYSDEGGKLSPFLPPEIFQKLQVVESQSSKKELTPLEEASLQNQKLKAAYEARMARLDPSQAMQKTSLTLSLQRQMMENLVIAKAREETLQRKMEERRLRLQEAANRRFCSQVALTPEEREQRALYAAILEYEQDHDWPKHWRAKLKRSPGDLSLVTNLVSHLLSLPDHPISQLLKKLQCAVYSTLYPVVSGAARAAPAPGCCSGPPDTDRLLAPGSRRLRSSQSLYCMLSPPEPGSALRPQDSSPAPATTPPLHPGPPDRGAESSPGGPPSPLGDASSHLPDKDSSFEDLEQFLATSERWGQGLGGQPEPQTPGVQQEPLLEQLKSAVKDIHNAIDRLLSLTLLAFESLNTAASKDRCLACIEEPFFSPLWPLLLALYRSVHRAREAALSRSMELYRNAPPTAIGIPSKLLPQDPEARGATTYPYCAAAQELGLLVLESCPQKKLECIVRALRVICVCAEDYCHAHEVASVAGPQPVAAAAIGADDLLPILSFVVLRSGLPQLVSECAALEEFIHEGYLIGEEGYCLTSLQSALSYVELLPRGALGKS; encoded by the exons ATGGCCGCTGCGGCCGGGGACGGCGCGGTGAAGCCGCTGCAGAGCGCCATGAAGCTGGCCAACGGGGCCATCGAGCTGGACACTGGCAACCGGCCCCGG GAGGCATATACGGAATACCTGAGGAGCATCCACTACATTTCCCAGGTGTTACTGGAAGAGGTGGAAACAGCTAAAG AAGCTGGGGAATCTGTGCCCTCTGACACCTCCAAGATGCTGAAGCTGGCGGAGCAGTGTCTGGAGCGGGCCCAGTCCACAGCTGCCAAGCTCG GGAAAACACGCCTGAAGCCAGCCATGCCCGTGGCTGCTCCCTCGCCCACCAGCCGACACCGCCGGGTGTATTCAGATGAAGGAGGGAAGCTCTCTCCTTTTCTGCCACCTGAGATCTTCCAGAAGCTTCAGGTGGTAGAGTCACAAAGCTCTAAGAA AGAGCTGACACCACTGGAGGAGGCCTCCCTGCAGAACCAGAAGCTGAAGGCTGCATACGAGGCCCGGATGGCCCGTCTGGACCCCAGCCAGGCCATGCAGAAGACATCCCTG accctgtctctgcagagGCAGATGATGGAGAACCTGGTGATCGCCAAAGCCCGGGAGGAGACA CTCCAGCGCAAGATGGAGGAGCGCCGGCTGCGGCTGCAGGAGGCCGCCAACAG GAGGTTCTGCAGTCAGGTCGCGCTGACCCCGGAGGAGCGCGAGCAGCGGGCGCTCTACGCCGCCATCCTGGAGTACGAGCAGGACCAC GACTGGCCAAAGCATTGGAGGGCCAAGCTCAAGAGAAGCCCAGGGGACCTGTCGCTGGTGACGAACctggtctcgcacttgctcag CCTTCCCGACCACCCGATCTCGCAGCTCCTGAAGAAGCTCCAGTGTGCCGTGTACAGCACGCTGTACCCTGTGGTGAGCGGGGCCGCCCGCGCTGCGCCTGCTCCAGGCTGCTGCTCCGGGCCCCCAGACACCGACCGGCTGCTGGCTCCGGGGAGCCGCCGGCTCCGGTCCTCGCAGAGCCTGTACTGCATGCTCTCCCCACCAGAGCCCGGCTCGGCCCTGCGGCCCCAGGACAGCTCCCCGGCCCCCGCCACCACACCCCCGCTGCACCCTGGCCCCCCGGACAGAGGGGCAGAAAGCAGCCCCGGGGGGCCACCCTCACCCCTGGGGGATGCCTCATCCCACCTGCCAGACAAAGACAGCTCCTTTGAGGACCTGGAACAGTTCTTGGCTACATCTGAGAGGTGGGGCCAGGGTCTTGGGGGGCAGCCCGAGCCACAGACCCCCGGGGTACAGCAGGAGCCCCTGCTGGAGCAGCTGAAGAGTGCCGTGAAGGACATACACAACGCCATTG ACAGGCTGCTCTCGTTGACGCTTCTGGCCTTTGAAAGCCTGAACACGGCCGCCTCCAAGGACCGCTGCCTGGCGTGCATCGAGGAGCCGTTCTTCTCCCCGTTGTGGCCGCTGCTGCTGGCCCTGTACAG GAGCGTGCACCGCGCCCGCGAGGCTGCCCTGAGCAGGAGCATGGAGCTCTACAGGAACGCGCCCCCCACGGCCATTGGCATCCCCAGCAAGCTGCTCCCCCAGGACCCTGAGGCCAGGGGGGCCACCACCTACCCCTACTGCGCAGCAGCGCAGGAGCTGGGGCTGCTCGTCCTGGAGAGCTGCCCCCAGAAGAAGCTGGAGTGCATAG TGCGGGCCCTGCGGGTCATCTGTGTGTGTGCGGAGGACTACTGCCACGCCCACGAGGTCGCGTCCGTGGCTGGACCCCAGCCCGTGGCTGCAGCTGCCAT TGGCGCGGACGACCTGCTGCCCATCCTGTCCTTTGTGGTGCTGCGGAGCGGCCTCCCCCAGCTGGTGTCGGAGTGCGCGGCCCTGGAGGAGTTCATCCACGAGGG GTACCTGATTGGAGAGGAGGGCTACTGCCTGACGTCGCTGCAGAGCGCCCTCAGCTACGTGGAGCTGCTGCCCCGGGGGGCCCTGGGCAAATCGTAG
- the VPS9D1 gene encoding VPS9 domain-containing protein 1 isoform X8: protein MLKLAEQCLERAQSTAAKLGKTRLKPAMPVAAPSPTSRHRRVYSDEGGKLSPFLPPEIFQKLQVVESQSSKKELTPLEEASLQNQKLKAAYEARMARLDPSQAMQKTSLTLSLQRQMMENLVIAKAREETLQRKMEERRLRLQEAANRCVCRRRAAGRPRGPRPRSGPGPTSPLPPRRFCSQVALTPEEREQRALYAAILEYEQDHDWPKHWRAKLKRSPGDLSLVTNLVSHLLSLPDHPISQLLKKLQCAVYSTLYPVVSGAARAAPAPGCCSGPPDTDRLLAPGSRRLRSSQSLYCMLSPPEPGSALRPQDSSPAPATTPPLHPGPPDRGAESSPGGPPSPLGDASSHLPDKDSSFEDLEQFLATSERWGQGLGGQPEPQTPGVQQEPLLEQLKSAVKDIHNAIADRLLSLTLLAFESLNTAASKDRCLACIEEPFFSPLWPLLLALYRSVHRAREAALSRSMELYRNAPPTAIGIPSKLLPQDPEARGATTYPYCAAAQELGLLVLESCPQKKLECIVRALRVICVCAEDYCHAHEVASVAGPQPVAAAAIGADDLLPILSFVVLRSGLPQLVSECAALEEFIHEGYLIGEEGYCLTSLQSALSYVELLPRGALGKS, encoded by the exons ATGCTGAAGCTGGCGGAGCAGTGTCTGGAGCGGGCCCAGTCCACAGCTGCCAAGCTCG GGAAAACACGCCTGAAGCCAGCCATGCCCGTGGCTGCTCCCTCGCCCACCAGCCGACACCGCCGGGTGTATTCAGATGAAGGAGGGAAGCTCTCTCCTTTTCTGCCACCTGAGATCTTCCAGAAGCTTCAGGTGGTAGAGTCACAAAGCTCTAAGAA AGAGCTGACACCACTGGAGGAGGCCTCCCTGCAGAACCAGAAGCTGAAGGCTGCATACGAGGCCCGGATGGCCCGTCTGGACCCCAGCCAGGCCATGCAGAAGACATCCCTG accctgtctctgcagagGCAGATGATGGAGAACCTGGTGATCGCCAAAGCCCGGGAGGAGACA CTCCAGCGCAAGATGGAGGAGCGCCGGCTGCGGCTGCAGGAGGCCGCCAACAGGTGCGTCTGCCGCCGCCGGGCAGCCGGGAGGCCTAGGGGGCCGCGCCCCAGGTCCGGCCCGGGGCCCACCTCGCCCTTGCCCCCCAGGAGGTTCTGCAGTCAGGTCGCGCTGACCCCGGAGGAGCGCGAGCAGCGGGCGCTCTACGCCGCCATCCTGGAGTACGAGCAGGACCAC GACTGGCCAAAGCATTGGAGGGCCAAGCTCAAGAGAAGCCCAGGGGACCTGTCGCTGGTGACGAACctggtctcgcacttgctcag CCTTCCCGACCACCCGATCTCGCAGCTCCTGAAGAAGCTCCAGTGTGCCGTGTACAGCACGCTGTACCCTGTGGTGAGCGGGGCCGCCCGCGCTGCGCCTGCTCCAGGCTGCTGCTCCGGGCCCCCAGACACCGACCGGCTGCTGGCTCCGGGGAGCCGCCGGCTCCGGTCCTCGCAGAGCCTGTACTGCATGCTCTCCCCACCAGAGCCCGGCTCGGCCCTGCGGCCCCAGGACAGCTCCCCGGCCCCCGCCACCACACCCCCGCTGCACCCTGGCCCCCCGGACAGAGGGGCAGAAAGCAGCCCCGGGGGGCCACCCTCACCCCTGGGGGATGCCTCATCCCACCTGCCAGACAAAGACAGCTCCTTTGAGGACCTGGAACAGTTCTTGGCTACATCTGAGAGGTGGGGCCAGGGTCTTGGGGGGCAGCCCGAGCCACAGACCCCCGGGGTACAGCAGGAGCCCCTGCTGGAGCAGCTGAAGAGTGCCGTGAAGGACATACACAACGCCATTG CAGACAGGCTGCTCTCGTTGACGCTTCTGGCCTTTGAAAGCCTGAACACGGCCGCCTCCAAGGACCGCTGCCTGGCGTGCATCGAGGAGCCGTTCTTCTCCCCGTTGTGGCCGCTGCTGCTGGCCCTGTACAG GAGCGTGCACCGCGCCCGCGAGGCTGCCCTGAGCAGGAGCATGGAGCTCTACAGGAACGCGCCCCCCACGGCCATTGGCATCCCCAGCAAGCTGCTCCCCCAGGACCCTGAGGCCAGGGGGGCCACCACCTACCCCTACTGCGCAGCAGCGCAGGAGCTGGGGCTGCTCGTCCTGGAGAGCTGCCCCCAGAAGAAGCTGGAGTGCATAG TGCGGGCCCTGCGGGTCATCTGTGTGTGTGCGGAGGACTACTGCCACGCCCACGAGGTCGCGTCCGTGGCTGGACCCCAGCCCGTGGCTGCAGCTGCCAT TGGCGCGGACGACCTGCTGCCCATCCTGTCCTTTGTGGTGCTGCGGAGCGGCCTCCCCCAGCTGGTGTCGGAGTGCGCGGCCCTGGAGGAGTTCATCCACGAGGG GTACCTGATTGGAGAGGAGGGCTACTGCCTGACGTCGCTGCAGAGCGCCCTCAGCTACGTGGAGCTGCTGCCCCGGGGGGCCCTGGGCAAATCGTAG
- the VPS9D1 gene encoding VPS9 domain-containing protein 1 isoform X4, producing MAAAAGDGAVKPLQSAMKLANGAIELDTGNRPREAYTEYLRSIHYISQVLLEEVETAKEAGESVPSDTSKMLKLAEQCLERAQSTAAKLGKTRLKPAMPVAAPSPTSRHRRVYSDEGGKLSPFLPPEIFQKLQVVESQSSKKELTPLEEASLQNQKLKAAYEARMARLDPSQAMQKTSLTLSLQRQMMENLVIAKAREETLQRKMEERRLRLQEAANRRFCSQVALTPEEREQRALYAAILEYEQDHDWPKHWRAKLKRSPGDLSLVTNLVSHLLSLPDHPISQLLKKLQCAVYSTLYPVVSGAARAAPAPGCCSGPPDTDRLLAPGSRRLRSSQSLYCMLSPPEPGSALRPQDSSPAPATTPPLHPGPPDRGAESSPGGPPSPLGDASSHLPDKDSSFEDLEQFLATSERWGQGLGGQPEPQTPGVQQEPLLEQLKSAVKDIHNAIADRLLSLTLLAFESLNTAASKDRCLACIEEPFFSPLWPLLLALYRSVHRAREAALSRSMELYRNAPPTAIGIPSKLLPQDPEARGATTYPYCAAAQELGLLVLESCPQKKLECIVRALRVICVCAEDYCHAHEVASVAGPQPVAAAAIGADDLLPILSFVVLRSGLPQLVSECAALEEFIHEGYLIGEEGYCLTSLQSALSYVELLPRGALGKS from the exons ATGGCCGCTGCGGCCGGGGACGGCGCGGTGAAGCCGCTGCAGAGCGCCATGAAGCTGGCCAACGGGGCCATCGAGCTGGACACTGGCAACCGGCCCCGG GAGGCATATACGGAATACCTGAGGAGCATCCACTACATTTCCCAGGTGTTACTGGAAGAGGTGGAAACAGCTAAAG AAGCTGGGGAATCTGTGCCCTCTGACACCTCCAAGATGCTGAAGCTGGCGGAGCAGTGTCTGGAGCGGGCCCAGTCCACAGCTGCCAAGCTCG GGAAAACACGCCTGAAGCCAGCCATGCCCGTGGCTGCTCCCTCGCCCACCAGCCGACACCGCCGGGTGTATTCAGATGAAGGAGGGAAGCTCTCTCCTTTTCTGCCACCTGAGATCTTCCAGAAGCTTCAGGTGGTAGAGTCACAAAGCTCTAAGAA AGAGCTGACACCACTGGAGGAGGCCTCCCTGCAGAACCAGAAGCTGAAGGCTGCATACGAGGCCCGGATGGCCCGTCTGGACCCCAGCCAGGCCATGCAGAAGACATCCCTG accctgtctctgcagagGCAGATGATGGAGAACCTGGTGATCGCCAAAGCCCGGGAGGAGACA CTCCAGCGCAAGATGGAGGAGCGCCGGCTGCGGCTGCAGGAGGCCGCCAACAG GAGGTTCTGCAGTCAGGTCGCGCTGACCCCGGAGGAGCGCGAGCAGCGGGCGCTCTACGCCGCCATCCTGGAGTACGAGCAGGACCAC GACTGGCCAAAGCATTGGAGGGCCAAGCTCAAGAGAAGCCCAGGGGACCTGTCGCTGGTGACGAACctggtctcgcacttgctcag CCTTCCCGACCACCCGATCTCGCAGCTCCTGAAGAAGCTCCAGTGTGCCGTGTACAGCACGCTGTACCCTGTGGTGAGCGGGGCCGCCCGCGCTGCGCCTGCTCCAGGCTGCTGCTCCGGGCCCCCAGACACCGACCGGCTGCTGGCTCCGGGGAGCCGCCGGCTCCGGTCCTCGCAGAGCCTGTACTGCATGCTCTCCCCACCAGAGCCCGGCTCGGCCCTGCGGCCCCAGGACAGCTCCCCGGCCCCCGCCACCACACCCCCGCTGCACCCTGGCCCCCCGGACAGAGGGGCAGAAAGCAGCCCCGGGGGGCCACCCTCACCCCTGGGGGATGCCTCATCCCACCTGCCAGACAAAGACAGCTCCTTTGAGGACCTGGAACAGTTCTTGGCTACATCTGAGAGGTGGGGCCAGGGTCTTGGGGGGCAGCCCGAGCCACAGACCCCCGGGGTACAGCAGGAGCCCCTGCTGGAGCAGCTGAAGAGTGCCGTGAAGGACATACACAACGCCATTG CAGACAGGCTGCTCTCGTTGACGCTTCTGGCCTTTGAAAGCCTGAACACGGCCGCCTCCAAGGACCGCTGCCTGGCGTGCATCGAGGAGCCGTTCTTCTCCCCGTTGTGGCCGCTGCTGCTGGCCCTGTACAG GAGCGTGCACCGCGCCCGCGAGGCTGCCCTGAGCAGGAGCATGGAGCTCTACAGGAACGCGCCCCCCACGGCCATTGGCATCCCCAGCAAGCTGCTCCCCCAGGACCCTGAGGCCAGGGGGGCCACCACCTACCCCTACTGCGCAGCAGCGCAGGAGCTGGGGCTGCTCGTCCTGGAGAGCTGCCCCCAGAAGAAGCTGGAGTGCATAG TGCGGGCCCTGCGGGTCATCTGTGTGTGTGCGGAGGACTACTGCCACGCCCACGAGGTCGCGTCCGTGGCTGGACCCCAGCCCGTGGCTGCAGCTGCCAT TGGCGCGGACGACCTGCTGCCCATCCTGTCCTTTGTGGTGCTGCGGAGCGGCCTCCCCCAGCTGGTGTCGGAGTGCGCGGCCCTGGAGGAGTTCATCCACGAGGG GTACCTGATTGGAGAGGAGGGCTACTGCCTGACGTCGCTGCAGAGCGCCCTCAGCTACGTGGAGCTGCTGCCCCGGGGGGCCCTGGGCAAATCGTAG